The sequence below is a genomic window from Halolamina litorea.
GCCCGCGACGCCGGAGACGACGACGTACTCGTCGGCGATCTCCTGGGCGACGGATTCGGGGCAGAACAGCAGCGCCGCCGAGCCGTCGGTGATCGGGCAGAAGTCGTAGAGCCGCAGCGGGTCGGCGACGATGGGCGAGTCGAGCACGGTGTCGAGGTCGACCGCCTTCCGGAACTGCGCGTTGGGGTTGTCGACGCCGTTCTTGTGGTTCTTGACGGCGACCTTCCCGAGGCTCTCCCGGGGCGCGTCGTACTCGTCGAGATAGAGGCGCGCCGTGAGGCCGGCGAAGGAGGGGAGCGTGACGCCGTGTTTGTACTCCACCGGGTGGGTGAGCGAGGCGATGACGTCGGTCGCCTCGCCCGTGGTCTTGTGGGTCATCTTCTCTCCGCCGACCAGCAGCGTCATCTCGCTGGCCTCGGAGGCGACCGACTGCCACGCGGCGTAGATGCCGGCGCCCCCCGAGGAGGAGGTCTGGTCGATCCGGGCGGTGTAGGCCGGCTGAGCGGCGAGGTCGTGGGCGAGCATGTTGGGGACGCCCGTCTGCCCTTCCAGTTCGCCGCTGGCCATGTTCGAGACGTACAGGTGATCGACGGCGTCGGCGTCGACGCCGGCGTCGTCGAGGCATTCGGCGCCGGCCTCCGCGAGCAGGTCGCGGAGCCACTCCCCTTCGCGGTCGCCGAAGGGGGTCATCGACGCGCCGACGATGGCGACTCGTTCCATACCCGTTGGCCGAACGCGGGTCGCTTACGCGTTTCCCTTCGGCGAACACGAGCGATTTATGGCCGCGCCGGCGCCACCCCCGGACATGGATCTGGAAGAGCCCGCCGACGCCGGCAAACTGGCCGCGGTGGTCGCCGCCGTCCTCGCCCTCGTGACCTTCGCCCCGCTGGTGCTGGTCACCGGC
It includes:
- a CDS encoding thiolase C-terminal domain-containing protein; translation: MERVAIVGASMTPFGDREGEWLRDLLAEAGAECLDDAGVDADAVDHLYVSNMASGELEGQTGVPNMLAHDLAAQPAYTARIDQTSSSGGAGIYAAWQSVASEASEMTLLVGGEKMTHKTTGEATDVIASLTHPVEYKHGVTLPSFAGLTARLYLDEYDAPRESLGKVAVKNHKNGVDNPNAQFRKAVDLDTVLDSPIVADPLRLYDFCPITDGSAALLFCPESVAQEIADEYVVVSGVAGATDTHVVHERPDPTTMRGVVESSRQAYEMADRDPDDVDFAELHDMFTILEFLQFEDLGFAEKGEGWKAVEEGRTERDGDLPINTSGGLKSKGHPLGASGVAQAVEVYEQLQGEAGDRQLDDPEVGLACNVGGFGNCVTTTILETPEAQ